The DNA sequence GGTTCGGCGTGTAACCGCCGGCGTAACCGACCACGGTGCTGACCACGCCTTCACGCTGCCAGAAGCGCCGCTCGGCACCCCAGAAGCAGCCCAGACCGAAGATCGCGAAGTCGACGTCTTCGAAAAACGGGCCGAGCAGCGGTGTGTCTTCGAACACGAAGTGCTTTTCAGGCAGGGTCATTGCGGTTTCGCGGCCAGGCAGAGCTTGTTCTTTAGTCGGTAGCACGTTCTTGTTCACCAGAATTTCCGAGCGCAGAACCATGATCGTTCCTCTCAGTCAGGATGGGATGTCTATAAGCTGACCACCAGTGTGCCCAATGATGCCCGATTTCGCACTATTCAAATGTGGGAGCGAGCTTGCTCGCGAAGGCGGCGATCCATTCAACATTTGCAGTGACTGACCCACCGCCTTCGCGAGCAAGCTCGCTCCCACAGGGTTGGGGGGGATTATGGGATTTAGAGGCAGAGCGGGCCGCGCGGGTAGCGCTTGAGCGCCTGGATCAGTTCGGCACCCGGAATCGGCCGGTCGAACAGGTAGCCCTGGCCGACGTCGCAGCGGTGCCGGCGCAGGAACGCCAGTTGCTCGGCGGTCTCGATGCCTTCGGCCACGACCTTGAGTTTCAGGTTGTGGGCCATGGCAATCACGGCGGAGGTGATTTCCATGTCGTCCTGGTTATCCGGGATTTCGTGGATGAAGCTGCGATCGATCTTGATGATGTCGATCGGGAATTTCTTCAGGTAGCTGAGCGACGAATAGCCGGTGCCGAAGTCGTCCATGGCCAGAGTCAGGCCCAGACGCTTGAGCTGGTCGAGCTGCAAGTGGGTGTCTTCGGTGGCTTCCAGCAGCAAGCCTTCGGTCAGCTCCAGTTCCAGCAGATTGGCCGGCAGCGCTTCTTCCTTGAGGATGTTGGCGATGGAGGCCACCAGGTCGGGGTCGGAGAACTGCTTGGGCGACAGGTTGATCGCCACTTGCAGATTGCCCATGCCGGCGGCGGTCAGCGCCTTGCTCATGCGGCAGGCCTGGCGGGCAATCCACTTGCCGATCGGAATGATCAGGCCGGTTTCCTCTGCGACGCTGATGAACTGATCCGGGCGGATCATGCCGCGCTCCGGGTGGTTCCAGCGCAACAGCGCTTCCATGCCCAGCAGACGACCACTGCGCAGGCACAGCTTCGGTTGGTAGAACACGTCCAGTTCATTCTGGGTCAGGGCGCGGCGCAGGTTGTTTTCGACGAACAGTTTGTAGCTGGCCTCGGCGTTCAGCGCCTCGGTGAACACCTGCACCTGATGTTTGCCGTTGGCCTTGGCCTTGTGCAGGGCGAGGCCGGCGTTGCGCATCAGGGTCTGCGGGTCGCGGCCGTGCAGCGGCGCGCAGGCCAGGCCCACGGAGCCGGTGACGCTGATCAACTGGTTGTCGACGAACATCGGTTTGTCGAGGGTCAGCAGTAACTGGCTGGCGATCTGCTGCCCGGCCTCAAGGTCGGTGTTGTCGAGCAACACCGCGAACTCGTTACTGGCGAACCGCGCCAGGCTGCCACTCGGGCTGAGGCTGTTACGCAGGCGCCGGGCCAGGCTGATCAACAGTTTGTCGCCGGTCTGGTGACCGAGGCTGTCGTTGATCCGCTTGAAGTTATCGATGTCCACCAGCAGCAGGCTGATCGGGGTATCGCTATCCCGGGCGAAGCGTTCGTCCAGATTGCGGATAAATGCAGGGCGGTTACCGAGGTTGGTCAGGTTGTCGGTGTAGGCCAGGCGCTCGATGCGCTGCTGCGCCAGTTTGGTCTGGGTGATGTCTTCGTAGATGCCGATGTAATGCGTCAGCTCACGGTTGTCGCCGTAGACCTTGGAAATCGACAACTGGCCCCAGTAGGGTTCGAGGTTCTTGCGGCGGCTCTTGAATTCGCCCTGCCAGCTGTTGCTCTTGGCCAGCGCCGACGGCGCGTCGAACAGCAGCTCGCTGAGGTTTTCCAGGGCCGGCAACTCCGACAGGCGCTGGCCGTGGACTTCCTCGGTGGTGTACTGGGTGATCGCGGTGAAGCTCGGGTTGACGTACTCGACCACGCCGTCGCAATTGACCAGCAAAAAGGCGTTTGCACTTTGCTCGACCGCACGCTGGAACAGGTGCAGGGCGCTGGTGGCGGTGCGGCGGTTGTGGTTGTTGATGACCTGGGCGAACTGGTCGGCCAGTTCACCGGCAAAGGCGATTTCGTCGGACTGCCAGGCGCGGGTGACGCCGGTCTGCTCCAGGCACAGCACGCCGACCACCTGGCCGTCGACGCGGATGCTGGCGTCGAGCATGGCATTGACGTCACGCGGGCGCAGGGCTTCGGCCATTTCCCGGGTTCGCGGGTCACGCATCGCGTTGTGTGCATCGATGGCGCGGCTGCCGTGCAGCGCGTCCATGTAATCGGGGAAGTCGCTGACGTCGATCACGTCCGGCAGGATGTATTCCTGGGTGGCACGGTGGTACGCCGAGATCGGCACCAGCTTCTGGCCTTCGAGGTTCCACAGGCTGGCGCAGTCGATTTCGTAGATATCGCAGGCACAGCGGGTGATCAGCTCGGCGGCTTCCTGCAGGGAGTTCTGGCTGCTGTAGCGCTGGCGGGCCAGCAACAGGATCAGATCCTGTTGGGCGCGCACTCGCTCCAGGTGTTGCAGCTGTTCCTGCTGGGCACGCTGATTGAGCTCAAGGGCGATTTGCAGGCGCGAGTTCTGGGTTTCCAGGTCGACGGACTGCAGCGGCGGCGCTTCGTCGAACACATCGTCGACCGCCAGCAGGTAACCGCGCAGCAAGTGACGGTTGTGCTGTTTGTAGGCTTCGCCGAGTTCGAGAATGCTCAGCGCACCGGCGGCGGTGTGCAGGGTATAGCGCACCAGATAGTGCGGGCTGTCGCGCAATTGTTGCTGGATCGCGTCGTGCAACTGATAACGCGCTTCGGGCTCCATCAGGCTGGCGTAGGGCGAGCCGACCAAAGCGCAGAGTTCAACGGCGGGCTGGCCGAACTGGCGTTCGCAGTTGGGATCGAGAAACAGCATCGCCCAGCTGGCTTCATTCAGGCGCTCGAAACGCAGCATGCCGAGCCGCGAGGGCACAGGCAACTGCGTCACTACCTCGGCCACCATACGGCTGGCGGCATCGGGTTGGCTCTTCATGAAGGGAACTCGCTTGGAAATTTGCTGAACGCGCCGGGCTCGCGCCCTCTTTACTGTTGCCTGCGGCAAGGTTGCATCATTGCGGCACCGACTGACAAGAGACATGAAGGCCAAGTGCTATAAGAATATGTCGGCTGCAGTGAACATTTCTCCAGCACATGCCGGAAACTAATGCTGCGCAGCGTGAAGATGTCCGTTCCAGAGCCTTCCGGCATCCGGAACGGCCGTGCCGCTGGATTCATCGCAACGGAATATCGATGGATTGCAGGTGCCTGCCATCCCGGTCGTGATAGTTGACCTGGATCCGCCCGGCCTCGACCACCATGTGTGCGAAGTTGTCCTGGCTGATCACCTGGCTGGTCAGCGCGTGCCGGTATTCACCTGCCTCGGTCTGCGCCAGCGGCTTGTCGAGCATGAAGGTCGCGGCGGTGGCGTAGGGCAGCAGTTTGCTGTTGCTCAGCGGTGAGGACACGACGGTGTGCACTTCAAAGTCCGTGTCTTCGCTGTGTGTCAGGCGACTGGTCAGCGAGCCATGCACATCGCCGGAAATGAACACGACGTTCTTGAGCCGATGCTGGCGGATGGTTTCCAGCAGGCGCAGGCGCTGTTCGGGGAAGCCTGCCCAGGCATCATCGCCGTTCATTTTGCGGTCTGGGTAGAGCATGACGCTGGTGACCACGAACTTGACCCGTGCCGGGCTCTCCACCAGCCACTTGCACAAGGCCTGTTCCTGTTCTTCATCGAGGATGCGGCGGTCGTCGTTCGACAAGTTGCGGCGAGTTCGACTGTCCGTCACAAACCATTCGATATCGCCATCGCTGAATTGATACCAATAATGCTTCAGTGTCGTGCGATCAATTGTTCCGCTAGTTGTTGTTGAACAGATCGGGCTATGACTCGCTTGATAAATATCGTAAGTCGCCATTGCGTTGCGATAAAGCGTTTTATCGGACTCATGGGCGTTCATTGGCCAGTTATCTTCTATTTCGTGATCGTCCAGGATCATGTAGGTCGAAGTGCCGGACATCAATCGTCGAATATTAGGCAGGGAAAACGCCGCGCGATACTTTGCAATGAACTCGTCATAGTCGCGATCCGGGGCGAACAGGTTCAAGTCGTCGGCGTAGATCTGATCGCCACACATCATGATTGCGCTGATTGCCGGTTGTGCACCCTCGATCAACTGGCTGATGGACGCGAAGATCCGGTCGCCCAGATGCGGGAGCACCGGGACGCCGGCGGTCATGCGCAGGTAACGGCAGGAGCCGAGGATGTAGGCGCGAGGCTGCAAAGGCTGGCTGCTGCGGGTGCGCAGGCGATACGTCTCCCGTGGCCATTGCAGCGGCAACTCCGCCACGCTGTGGATAGTGTGGACGGGACTCATGGGGCTGAACCAGCCGGTCTGGTATTCGTAGTCGGTGTCAGCTTCCAGATAATCGAGTACCAGCACTTCAGTCATGTCGCGGGTTGAGTCAAGTTTGACGAACTGGCCCGGCTGCCATTGTTTCGAATTCAGTGGCCGGTAACGTATGCCGGCAAATACGGCCGCGTTATGTTGCAGCCCGCCACGAATAAATATTCGCGCCTGGTTAGTTGTTGTGTGGCCAATAATCGGGCCGACGGTAGGTTTTAGCATGTTCGAATCCATTCGAATAAGTGTTGGTGAGAATAAAGTTGTCCGGTGTTATTGGTGCAACTTTGATGTGCCAAGGTTAGTTGCGTGTTGCTGAAAAATATCGACAGGAAGTGGACTCGGGTCGTGGTCTATATCAGCGCAAGTTGTGGGAAAAGTGCGGACGACAGTTATTTCAGGCAAAAAAAAGCCCCGCCAAACTGACGGGGTTGAGGTACGAGCGTGTGGCGCTCGAAAACGTGGAGCACGGTCGGCCCTCCGTTGCCGGAGGGCCGAGCGCTTTACAGCAGGATGGTGCGGATGTCCGCCAGCAGGTCGCTCAGACGCTTGGTGAAGCGTGCAGCAGCGGCGCCGTTGATCACACGGTGATCGTAGGACAGCGACAGTGGCAGCATCAGTTTCGGCTGGAAGGCTTTGCCGTCCCAGACTGGCTGGATGGTTGCCTTGGAAACACCGAGGATCGCCACTTCCGGCGCGTTGACGATCGGCGTGAAGCCGGTGCCGCCAATGTGGCCGAGGCTGGAAATGGTGAAGCAGGCGCCTTGCATCTCGTCCGACGAGAGCTTCTTGGTCCGGGCTTTTTCAGCCAGGGAAGCGGCCTCGGCGGCCAGTTGCAGCAGGCTCTTCTGGTCGACGTTTTTGATGACCGGTACCAGCAGGCCATCCGGGGTGTCGACGGCGAAGCCGATGTTCACGTATTTCTTGCGGATGATCGCCTTGCCGCTTGGAGCCAGCGAGCTGTTGAAGTCCGGCAGTTCCTTGAGCAGGTGTGCGCAGGACTTGAGCAGCAGCGGCAGGATGGTCAGCTTGACGCCGGCCTTCTCTGCGACAGCTTTCTGTGCGGTGCGGAACGCTTCCAGTTCGGTGATATCCGCCGAGTCGAATTGCGTTACGTGCGGCACGTTCAGCCAGCTGCGGTGCAGGTTGGCAGCGCCGACCTGCATCAGGCGGGTCATCGGCACTTCTTCGATTTCGCCGAAACGGCTGAAGTCGACGACCGGAATCGGCGGGATGCCCGCGCCACCGGTTGCGCCAGCAGCAGCGGCCGGTGCTTCCTTGGCCTTCTGCATCATGGCTTTGACGTAGGTCTGCACGTCTTCTTTCAGGATGCGACCGTGCGGACCGCTGGCGCCGACAGCGCTCAGCTCGACGCCGAATTCGCGTGCCAGTTGACGCACGGCAGGGCCGGCGTGAACTTTCGCACCTGGCTTGGCTGGAGCAGCAACCGGAGCGGCGGCAGCAGGTGCAGCGGCAGCTGGAGCAGCAGCGGCCGGCGCCGGAGCGCTCGGAGCAGCAGCGGCAGCTGGAGCCGGGGCAGCAGCCGGAGCGGCGCCTTTGACTTTCAGCTTGAGGATCAGGTCGCCGGTGCCGACTTCGTCGTCCAGCTTGATGGAAATGCTTTCCACCACGCCCGCGGCAGGCGACGGGATTTCCATGCTTGCCTTGTCGGATTCCAGAGTGATCAGCGACTGGTCGGCTTCAACGCTGTCGCCAGCCTTGACCAGTACTTCGATGATCTTGGCCTTGCCGGCCGAACCGATGTCCGGAACGTGGATGTCCTGAACGCTGTCGGCAACCGGAGCTGCAGGTGCGGCAGCCGGAGCCGGCGCAGCGGCAGCGGCTGGAGCAGCAGCCTGGGCCGGAGCGGCAGCCGCAGGGGCCGCAGCACCCGCCACTTCCAGATCCAGGATCAGGTCGCCGGTGCCGACTTCGTCATTCAACTTGACGCTGATGGCCTTGACCACGCCAGCGGCAGGCGACGGGATTTCCATGCTCGCCTTGTCGGATTCCAGGGTGATCAGCGACTGATCAGCCTCGACGGTGTCGCCGACCTTGACCTGGATCTCGATGATCTGGGCCTTGCCCGACGAACCGATGTCCGGCACGTGCACTTGTTGAACCGAAGCGGCAGCTGGAGCGGCGGCAGGCGCAGCCGGTGCAGGCGCGGCAGCCGGCGCAGCTTCAGCCTTGGCGGCAGGAGCAGCAGCCGGAGCAGGGGCCGCTTGCGCGGCGCCCTCGACTTCCAGTTCCAGCAGTTCGTCGCCTTCTTTCAGACGGTCGCCCAGCTTCACTTTCAGGCTCTTGATGACCCCGGCCTTCGGGGCTGGCACTTCCATGCTGGCCTTGTCCGATTCCAGGGTCAGGATGCTCTGGTCGGCTTCGATACGGTCGCCGACCTTCACAAACAGTTCGATTACTTCACCTTCACCGCTGCCGATGTCAGGTACGCGAATGAGTTCGCTCACAAAGTTTCTCCTCAGCAGTCCAGTGGGTTGCGTTTTTCCGGGTCGATGCCGAACCTGGTAATGGCCTCGGCCACGACTTTAGGTTCGATATCACCACGGTCAGCCAGTGCTTCCAGGGCTGCCAACACCACGAAATGACGGTCGACTTCGAAGAAATGACGCAGTTTCTTGCGGCTGTCGCTGCGACCGAAACCGTCGGTGCCCAGGACTTTGAATTCCTTGGACGGTACCCACTGACGGATCTGCTCGGCGAACAGTTTCATGTAGTCGGTCGATGCGATGACCGGACCCTTACGGCCGCTCAGGCACTCTTCGACGTAGCTCTGTTTAGGCTTCTGGCCAGGTTTCAGACGGTTGCTGCGCTCTACGGCCAGGCCGTCGCGACGCAGTTCGTTGAAGCTGGTGACGCTCCACACATCGGCGCCGATGTTGAACTCTTCACGCAGGATCTTCGCCGCTTCACGGACTTCACGCAGGATGGTGCCGGAGCCCATCAGCTGTACGTGGTGCGCCGCATCGCGGGTGTCTTCTTCCAGCAGGTACATGCCTTTCTTGATGCCTTCTTCGGCACCGGCCGGCATGGCTGGCTGCTGGTAGGACTCGTTCATCACGGTGATGTAATAGAAGATGTCCTGTTGCTCTTCGGTCATCTTCTTCATGCCGTCCTGAATGATCACCGCCAGCTCGTAGCCGTAGGTCGGATCGTAGGTGCGGCAGTTCGGGATGGTGGCAGCCAGCAGGTGGCTGTGACCGTCTTCGTGCTGCAGGCCTTCACCGTTCAGGGTGGTACGGCCGGCGGTGCCGCCGATCAGGAAGCCACGGGTGCGGCTGTCGCCAGCGGCCCAGGCCAGATCGCCGATACGCTGGAAGCCGAACATCGAGTAGAAGATGTAGAACGGCAGCATTGGCTGGTTGTGGCTGGAGTACGAAGTACCGGCGGCGATGAAGGAGCTCATGGCGCCTGCTTCGTTGATGCCTTCTTCAAGGATCTGACCTTTCTGGTCTTCCTTGTAGAACATCACCTGGTCTTTATCGACTGGCTCGTAGAGCTGGCCGACGGACGAGTAGATGCCCAGCTGACGGAACATGCCTTCCATACCGAAGGTACGGGCTTCGTCCGGGATGATCGGAACGATGCGCGGGCCGATTTCCTTGTCCTTGACCAGTTGCGCGAGGATCCGCACGAAGGCCATGGTGGTGGAAATTTCACGGTCGCCGGAACCGTCGAGGATTGCCTTGAGGGTGTCCAGATCCGGAGTCGGTACGCTGAAGCTTTGTGCGCGGCGCTGAGGGACGAAACCGCCCAGTGCAGAGCGACGCTCGGCCAGGTAACGGGCTTCGGCGCTGTTTGGCTCAGGCTTGAAGAACGGCAGGTTTTCCAGCTCTTCGTCTTTCACCGGAATGTCGAAGCGGTCGCGGAACAGCTTCAGGCTGTCGACGTCGACTTTCTTGGTGTTGTGTGCGGTGTTCTTCGCTTCGCCCGCACCGGTACCGTAACCCTTGATGGTCTTGGCCAGGATGACGGTCGGTTGTTCTTTGTGGTTGACCGCTTCGTGGTACGCCGCGTAGACCTTGTACGGGTCGTGGCCGCCACGGTTGAGTTTCCAGATCTCGTCGTCGGACAGGTCTGCAACCATCGCCTTGAGTTCTGGCGTGTTGAAGAAGTGTTCACGAACGAATGCGCCGTCTTTGGCCTTGTAGTTCTGATACTCGCCGTCGATGACTTCGTCCATGCGACGTTGCAGGATGCCGTCGACGTCCTTGGCCAGCAGTGGGTCCCAGAAGCGGCCCCAGATGACTTTGGTCACGTTCCACTGAGCACCGCGGAACACGCCTTCGAGTTCCTGGATGATCTTGCCGTTGCCGCGAACCGGGCCGTCGAGGCGCTGCAGGTTGCAGTTGATGACGAAGATCAGGTTGTCCAGCTTCTCGCGGCCGGCCAGGGAGATCGCGCCCAGGGATTCCGGCTCGTCGCACTCGCCGTCGCCCAGGAAGCACCAGACTTTCTGTTTGCCCGGCTGGATGAAGCCGCGGTGTTCCAGGTACTTCATGAAGCGTGCCTGGTAGATCGCCTGGATCGGACCCAGACCCATCGAAACGGTCGGGAACTGCCAGAAGTCAGGCATCAGCCAAGGGTGCGGGTAGGACGAGAGGCCCTGACCGTCGACTTCCTGGCGGAAGTTGTTCATCTGGTCTTCGGTGATGCGGCCTTCCATGAATGCACGGGCGTAAACGCCTGGCGAGGTGTGGCCCTGGAAGTAGATCAGGTCGCCGCCGTGTTCGTCGGTCGGGGCCTGGAAGAAGTAGTTGAAGCCGATGTCGTACAGGGTCGCACTGGAAGCGAAGCTGGAGATGTGACCACCCAGGTCAGAATCTTTCAGGTTCGTACGCATTACCATCGCCATCGCGTTCCAGCGTACCAGCGAGCGAATGCGGCGTTCCATGAACAGGTCGCCAGGCATGCGTGCTTCGTGGGTAACGGGGATCGTGTTGCGGTAAGGCGTGGTGATGGCGTAAGGGAGCTGTGAACCGCTGCGGGTTGCCAGTTCACCCATACGGGTCATCAGATAGTGAGCACGGTCTTCGCCTTCTTTGTCGAGAACCGATTCCAGGGCGTCCAGCCATTCCTGGGTTTCGACGGGATCGAGGTCTTGCATGGCTTGCTCCAGGGCGGAAAGGCTTCCAGAATCGGTTGCCTGAGTTTGCGACTGGCCTTGTGGGCAGACGATTTAAAATTCTTGGATTGCCGACAGGTTGTTCCGGCGGCGTGTAGTTTTACTACAAATCATCCGGCATTTCAGCCTTTCGAATGTATAGACGAGTAGTAAAACTACAGATGAAAGGCTTGTGGCCTCCGGCTGCGTTGTGAGAATAATCGTTAAGGTTGGTCTTTAGCCATCCGTAAAAGGTGAAAGTTTGATGCTGGCTGCCAAAGAAAAAGAAATTTCAGCTATTTCTCACTTTTGTTCGACAGTCCTTCGCGTAGCGGTTTTTCAATCATCACTACAAGCGGCCATTTACACGCCGATCAAGGATAGACCATGACCCTGCCCGCGCTTGCCGAACTGCCCGCCATTCTCCTGCCGTTGGTCAGCCGATCGGAGCAGTCGTTCCGTGCGGCTGTCGGTCAACTGGAAGACGATCTCGGCTTCTCGTCCTGGACGCCGGAACGCTGGGCGCAGTTCGCCCGCGTCAGTGCCGCCAGCGATTTCGTCATTGAACAGAGCGTTCGTGACCCTTTGATGTTGTTGTCGCTGGTGCAGTCCGGCGAGCTGGACCGGCCGTTCGCCCCCGGCGAATTGTGTGGGCAGATTGCAGAGGCGGTCAGCACCGCGCAGACCGAAGATGAACTCGGGCGAGCACTGCGCCGTCAGCGCACCCGGCATCAGGTGCGGATCATCTGGCGCGACCTCAACCGCCAGGCCGACCTGGTGCAGACCTGCCGCGATCTCTCGGACATGGCCGACGCCAGCATCGATCAGGCCTATCAATGGTTGTACCGTCGCCATTGCGACCAGTTCGGCACACCGACTGGCCGGCGCAGCGGCGAACCGCAGCAGATGGTCATCCTCGGCATGGGCAAGCTCGGCGCGGTGGAGCTGAACCTGTCCTCGGACATCGACCTGATCTTCGCCTACCCCGAGGGCGGCGAAACCGTCGGCGTGAAGCGCCCGCTGGATAACCAGGAATTCTTCATCCGCCTCGGCCAGCGCCTGATCAAGGCTCTCGACCCGATCACCGTCGACGGCTTCGTGTTCCGCGTCGACATGCGCCTGCGCCCGTACGGCTCGTCCGGCGCGCTGGTGCTGAGCTTCAATGCGCTGGAGCAGTATTACCAGGATCAGGGCCGCGACTGGGAACGCTACGCGATGATCAAGTCGCGGGTGGTGGCCGGCGATCAGGTGGCCGGCGAGCAGTTGCAGGAAATGCTGCGGCCGTTCGTGTACCGGCGCTATCTGGACTTCTCGGCGATCGAAGCGCTGCGCACCATGAAGCAGCTGATCCAGCAGGAAGTGCGGCGCAAGGGCATGGCCGACAACATCAAGCTTGGCTCGGGCGGTATCCGCGAAGTCGAGTTCATCGCCCAGGCCTTTCAACTGATTCACGGCGGTCGCGACCTGAGTCTGCAACAGCGCCCTCTATTAAAGGTGTTGAGCACGCTTGAAGGGCAGGGCTATCTGCCGCCGGCGGTGATCAGCGAGCTGCGCGAAGGTTACGAATTCCTGCGTTACACCGAACACGCGATCCAGGCGATTGCCGACCGCCAGACCCAGATGCTGCCGGACAGCGCTCAGGATCAGGCGCGCATTGCGTTCATGCTGGGTTTCGCCGACTGGGAGGCGTTCCACGAGAAGCTGATGTTCTGGCGCGGCCGAGTAGCCTGGCACTTCGCGCAAGTGATCGCCGATCCCGATGAGGACGAAGGCGTCGAGAGTGAAGTGGTGGTCGGTGGCGAATGGCTGCCGCTGTGGGAAGAGGCTCAGGACGAAGAAGCGGCCTGCCGCCAATTGGAGGAAGGCGGTTTCGCCGACGCGACCAAGGCCTTGAAGGCATTGACGAGCCTGCGTGCCAGCCCGCAGTTGCGGGCGATGCAGCGTCTGGGGCGCGAGCGTCTCGATGCCTTCATTCCGCGCCTGCTCGCCCAGGCGGTGGAGCATGAAAATCCCGATCTGGTGCTGGAGCGGGTGCTGCCGCTGGTCGAAGCGGTGGCCCGGCGCTCGGCTTATCTGGTACTGCTGACCGAAAACCCCGGCGCGCTGCGGCGTTTGCTGACGTTGTGTGCCGCCAGCCCGTGGATCGCCGAGCAGATCACCCGTTTCCCGCTGTTGCTCGATGAATTGCTTAACGAAGGCCGGCTGTTCAAGCCTCCGCTGGCGCCGGAACTGGCCGCCGAATTGCGCGAGCGCCTGACCCGGATCCCGGAAGACGACCTCGAACAACAGATGGAAGCCCTGCGCCATTTCAAACTGGCGCACCGCTTGCGCGTCGCCGCCTCGGAAATCGCCGGTAGCCTGCCATTGATGAAAGTCAGCGATTACCTGACCTGGCTGGCCGAAGCGATTCTGGAGCAAGTGCTGGCTCTGGCCTGGCGCCAGACTGTGGCCAAGTACGGCACACCGCTGCGCACCGACGGCACGCTGTGCGATCCCGGCTTCATCATTGTCGGTTATGGGAAAGTCGGCGGGATCGAGTTGGGGCATGGTTCGGACCTGGACCTGGTGTTCATCCACGATGGTGACCAGCAGGCCGAAACCGATGGCCCGAAACCCATCGATGGCACGCAGTTCTTCACCCGGCTCGGCCAGCGGATCATCCACTTGCTGACGGCGCAGACCAACTCCGGTCAGTTGTACGAAGTGGACATGCGCTTGCGTCCGTCCGGGGCGTCCGGGCTGTTGGTCAGTTCGCTCGGCGCGTTTGCGCGCTATCAGGAAAATGAAGCCTGGACCTGGGAACATCAGGCGCTGGTGCGGGCGCGGGTGCTGGTGGGCAGCAAGGATGTCGGGCAGGCGTTCGAGAATGTCCGGGCCCAGGTGTTGGGCAAGGCGCGGGACCTCGCGAAACTGCAACAGGAAGTGAGCGAGATGCGCGCCAAGATGCGCGACAACCTCGGCAGCAAGAGCACCGCCGCCGGCACCGCGGCGAATGCCTTCGAGGCCACGGCGCCGTTCGACCTCAAGCAGGACGCCGGAGGTATCGTCGATATTGAATTTATGGTGCAATACGCGGCTCTGGCGTGGTCGCAAACCCACCCGCCGTTGCTGCGCTGGACGGACAATATCCGCATTCTGGAAGAGCTGGAGCAGGAAGGGCTGATGCCTGCCGAAGACGCCAGCCTGTTGCGCGAGGCCTACAAGGCCTATCGTTCCGCCGCCCACCGGCAGGCCTTGCAGAAGGACGCCGGGGTGATATCGGGCGATCAGTTCGCGGACGAACGGCGGCAGGTGATGCGGATCTGGCGTGAGCTGGGGCTAAGCTGAAACGCTTTAAATGTGGGAGCGGGCTTGCCCGCGATAGCGGAGTGTCAGGCGATGTCGATGTTGAATGTGCCGGCCCATCGCGAGCAAGCTCGCTCCCACAGTAATCTGCGGTGAATGGCAGATACGTGAACAGATGCAAAACCCTGTGGGAGCGGGCTTGCCCGCGATAGCGGAGTGTCAGGCGATGTCGATGTTGAATGTGCCGGCCTTTTCGCGAGCAAGCAGTCGGCAGAAATGTTGAAGGTAATGTCCCATCGCAGCTTCCGGTGCTCTCACAGTGATTGTCGAGACGGGGAGGCGTAAAGCCTCCCCGGT is a window from the Pseudomonas gozinkensis genome containing:
- the aceF gene encoding dihydrolipoyllysine-residue acetyltransferase, coding for MSELIRVPDIGSGEGEVIELFVKVGDRIEADQSILTLESDKASMEVPAPKAGVIKSLKVKLGDRLKEGDELLELEVEGAAQAAPAPAAAPAAKAEAAPAAAPAPAAPAAAPAAASVQQVHVPDIGSSGKAQIIEIQVKVGDTVEADQSLITLESDKASMEIPSPAAGVVKAISVKLNDEVGTGDLILDLEVAGAAAPAAAAPAQAAAPAAAAAPAPAAAPAAPVADSVQDIHVPDIGSAGKAKIIEVLVKAGDSVEADQSLITLESDKASMEIPSPAAGVVESISIKLDDEVGTGDLILKLKVKGAAPAAAPAPAAAAAPSAPAPAAAAPAAAAPAAAAPVAAPAKPGAKVHAGPAVRQLAREFGVELSAVGASGPHGRILKEDVQTYVKAMMQKAKEAPAAAAGATGGAGIPPIPVVDFSRFGEIEEVPMTRLMQVGAANLHRSWLNVPHVTQFDSADITELEAFRTAQKAVAEKAGVKLTILPLLLKSCAHLLKELPDFNSSLAPSGKAIIRKKYVNIGFAVDTPDGLLVPVIKNVDQKSLLQLAAEAASLAEKARTKKLSSDEMQGACFTISSLGHIGGTGFTPIVNAPEVAILGVSKATIQPVWDGKAFQPKLMLPLSLSYDHRVINGAAAARFTKRLSDLLADIRTILL
- a CDS encoding alkaline phosphatase D family protein; translated protein: MLKPTVGPIIGHTTTNQARIFIRGGLQHNAAVFAGIRYRPLNSKQWQPGQFVKLDSTRDMTEVLVLDYLEADTDYEYQTGWFSPMSPVHTIHSVAELPLQWPRETYRLRTRSSQPLQPRAYILGSCRYLRMTAGVPVLPHLGDRIFASISQLIEGAQPAISAIMMCGDQIYADDLNLFAPDRDYDEFIAKYRAAFSLPNIRRLMSGTSTYMILDDHEIEDNWPMNAHESDKTLYRNAMATYDIYQASHSPICSTTTSGTIDRTTLKHYWYQFSDGDIEWFVTDSRTRRNLSNDDRRILDEEQEQALCKWLVESPARVKFVVTSVMLYPDRKMNGDDAWAGFPEQRLRLLETIRQHRLKNVVFISGDVHGSLTSRLTHSEDTDFEVHTVVSSPLSNSKLLPYATAATFMLDKPLAQTEAGEYRHALTSQVISQDNFAHMVVEAGRIQVNYHDRDGRHLQSIDIPLR
- a CDS encoding putative bifunctional diguanylate cyclase/phosphodiesterase, which produces MKSQPDAASRMVAEVVTQLPVPSRLGMLRFERLNEASWAMLFLDPNCERQFGQPAVELCALVGSPYASLMEPEARYQLHDAIQQQLRDSPHYLVRYTLHTAAGALSILELGEAYKQHNRHLLRGYLLAVDDVFDEAPPLQSVDLETQNSRLQIALELNQRAQQEQLQHLERVRAQQDLILLLARQRYSSQNSLQEAAELITRCACDIYEIDCASLWNLEGQKLVPISAYHRATQEYILPDVIDVSDFPDYMDALHGSRAIDAHNAMRDPRTREMAEALRPRDVNAMLDASIRVDGQVVGVLCLEQTGVTRAWQSDEIAFAGELADQFAQVINNHNRRTATSALHLFQRAVEQSANAFLLVNCDGVVEYVNPSFTAITQYTTEEVHGQRLSELPALENLSELLFDAPSALAKSNSWQGEFKSRRKNLEPYWGQLSISKVYGDNRELTHYIGIYEDITQTKLAQQRIERLAYTDNLTNLGNRPAFIRNLDERFARDSDTPISLLLVDIDNFKRINDSLGHQTGDKLLISLARRLRNSLSPSGSLARFASNEFAVLLDNTDLEAGQQIASQLLLTLDKPMFVDNQLISVTGSVGLACAPLHGRDPQTLMRNAGLALHKAKANGKHQVQVFTEALNAEASYKLFVENNLRRALTQNELDVFYQPKLCLRSGRLLGMEALLRWNHPERGMIRPDQFISVAEETGLIIPIGKWIARQACRMSKALTAAGMGNLQVAINLSPKQFSDPDLVASIANILKEEALPANLLELELTEGLLLEATEDTHLQLDQLKRLGLTLAMDDFGTGYSSLSYLKKFPIDIIKIDRSFIHEIPDNQDDMEITSAVIAMAHNLKLKVVAEGIETAEQLAFLRRHRCDVGQGYLFDRPIPGAELIQALKRYPRGPLCL